AATTCATGCTGGCGGTCGGGGCAAGGCTGGCGGAGTGAAAGTGGTAAAAAGCCTTAACGAGGTGAAAAAAGAAGCGGAAGCCTTATTGGGAAAAAAGCTGGTAACTCATCAGACCGGACCGGAAGGTCGGGAAGTAAAAACCCTGTTGATTGAAGAAGGCTGTGATATTCTAAAAGAATATTATGTAGCGGTAACCTTGGATCGGGAAGCATCCCGGGTAATGATCATTGCTTCCGAAGAAGGAGGAACGGATATCGAAGCCGTAGCCGCTGAAACTCCGGAACGGATTCATCGTGAAGTGATTGATCCGGCTATTGGCTTAGCGGATTTTCAGGCCCGGCGGTTATGTGATGATATCAAAATTCCTTCGGAGCTGATTCCTGAAGCCTTATCCATTTTGAAAAATCTTTATCGATGCTTTGTGGAAGAAGATTGTTCCATGGCAGAAATAAATCCTTTGGTCACGACAGAAAATGGTGGTATGATGGCACTAGATGCAAAGTTAAGCTTTGACGAAAATGCTCTTTTCCGACAGCCGCATCTAATGTCTTTCCGAGATCAGAATGAAGAAGATGAAAAAGAAACAAAAGCAGCGGCGCACGACCTTTCCTATATTTCTCTGGACGGAAATATTGGGTGCATGGTGAACGGCGCTGGTCTGGCCATGGCGACCATGGATATTATCAAATACTATGGCGGGGATCCGGCAAATTTTCTGGATGTAGGCGGTAGCGCTACAGAGGAGAAAGTCACCGAAGCTTTTAAGATTATCTTATCAGATACCAAGGTGGAGGGCATTTTTGTCAATATTTTTGGAGGCATTATGCGCTGCGATATTATTGCGGAAGGAGTTCTTAATGCCGTCAAAGAAATAAACCTTCAGGTACCCTTGGTGATTCGTCTGGAAGGAACTAATGTTAAAGAAGGAAGAAAACTCCTAGAAGCATCAACCCTTTCCATCCATACGGTGATGAATATGGACGAAGGCGCAAAAAAAATCGTGGAATTGGTAAAAGATAAAGGAGGTGCGGTTCAATGAGCATCTGGGTAAATGAAACATCAAGAATCCTTATTCAGGGCATTACCGGAAAAACAGCCCAGTATCATGCCCAACTGATGCAGGAATATGGCAGTACCATTGTAGCCGGTGTCAGTCCTGGAAAAGAAGGCCAGGCACTGTTGGGAATACCTGTGTTTCACACGGTGCGAAAAGCAGTGGAAAGAACCAGTGCCAATGTGAGCGTTATCTACGTACCAGCTCCCTATGCCGCCGATGCCATCATGGAAGCTGTAGATGCTTCTTTGGATCTGGTGGTATGCATTACAGAGCATATACCGGTATTGGATATGGTAAAAGTGAAAAAGTACATGGAAGGCAAAAAAACCCGGCTGATTGGACCCAACTGCCCGGGAATTATCACGCCGGAAGCTTGCAAAATTGGAATTATGCCCGGCTATATTCATCGAAAAGGAAGAATCGGCGTTGTTTCCCGATCAGGAACCCTGACTTACGAAGCGGTACACCAGTTATCTCAAAGAGGTATCGGACAGTCAACCGCTGTTGGCATTGGCGGTGACCCGATCCATGGTACCGATTTCATTGATGTACTACAGGCTTTTCAACAGGATGATGAGACAGACGCCGTAGTGATGATTGGCGAAATTGGAGGCAGTGCAGAAGAAAAAGCCGCCGCTTGGATCAGAGAGCATATGAAGAAACCGGTGGTAGGCTTTATCAGCGGAGAAACCGCACCACCGGGGAAAAGGATGGGCCATGCCGGAGCCATTATATCAGCAGGAAAAGGTACGGCCAAAGAAAAAATAGAAGCCATGAAAAAGGCTGGTATTTATATGGCAGAAAAACCTACCAGCATTGGAAAAACTTTGGTAGAAGCGTTAAAAAAAGAAAATCTATGGGTAGACGAATTTGAATCTTATCAGCATAAAATTTCGAAAGCCTTAAAATAAAAACAGAATAGTTTCTACTGACTGGAAAACCAGAGGTAGCTAAGAACTCATGTATCTGATGATTAACATCGAAAACTCCTTCTTAAAAGAGGAGATAAGCGATGTTGCCTTCTCGGATAAAAATGAGTTTACTAGCGACCTCTGGTTTTTTATATATAGCATCATCTGATTACATAGAAGAAAGGGGCGGATGGAGGAAGCGGTGCAAGGAAAAGAGAAAGAAGAAAAGCACAGGAAAGGGAGGCGTAAGAATGTCAAAAATGGCATGGAAGCAACGTATTGCGTTGCTAGTAATTTTAAGTATGATATTGCCTTTGTTTAGCCCTATGATGCTTTGGGCTGAAAAGGACTTAACAGAAATCAACAGAAAAGCATCGACAGAAACGGTTACAGAAGCCGTTTATCAGGAAGTGGATGAAAAGAAAGATATAGAAAAAGAAGGAATTATAGAGAATAAAGAAGTTGGCATACTTTATCAAGATGATGACATGGTTAACTTTACCTTAAATGGAGAAGGACTCTTCAGCGAGCCGGAGCCCAGCTATGGTTATATAGGCAGGGAGGTGACAGTTTATGTCAGTCCGCCTGAAGGGAAGTATATTGATCAGTTTTTAGTAAATGAAGAAGATAAGACAGAAGCACTTGAAAACTTAGGCCCCTTCTATCAATGCATTATTTCTATACAGACAGATACGGAAATAAAAGTGCTTTATAAAAGTGTGGATTCCGATTCGCAAGAACTGGTGATCCACGCAGACACAGCGGATCTTATGATTGGAGAAGCAAGATCCATTGCTTTGGAGTATCGGGGTGAAGCCGTAGAACCACCATTTGATGGATTTTGGTGGGAGATTGATGATGAATCTATTGCTTCTTTTGATAGAAATACTGGTGAGATCACAGCATTAAAATCCGGTACTTTTATTTTAACAGCCATGTTGCGCGGAGACAGGGAGCGCAAAGATCAAATAGAAATAGAAGTGCTACCGCCGTTTGTGTCAACGATCCGGATAGAAGGCAATGATCATACCATTGTTTCGGAACGAGAAGTGGAAATTACCTCTCTGGACTTGACGGAATACAACATTAGCCGAGAGTTTGACGAAGTCCGGCC
This region of Tindallia magadiensis genomic DNA includes:
- the sucC gene encoding ADP-forming succinate--CoA ligase subunit beta; this encodes MNIHEYQAKSILKKYNIAVPQGFAVHTAEEAEEAGWNIQTDIAVVKAQIHAGGRGKAGGVKVVKSLNEVKKEAEALLGKKLVTHQTGPEGREVKTLLIEEGCDILKEYYVAVTLDREASRVMIIASEEGGTDIEAVAAETPERIHREVIDPAIGLADFQARRLCDDIKIPSELIPEALSILKNLYRCFVEEDCSMAEINPLVTTENGGMMALDAKLSFDENALFRQPHLMSFRDQNEEDEKETKAAAHDLSYISLDGNIGCMVNGAGLAMATMDIIKYYGGDPANFLDVGGSATEEKVTEAFKIILSDTKVEGIFVNIFGGIMRCDIIAEGVLNAVKEINLQVPLVIRLEGTNVKEGRKLLEASTLSIHTVMNMDEGAKKIVELVKDKGGAVQ
- the sucD gene encoding succinate--CoA ligase subunit alpha; amino-acid sequence: MSIWVNETSRILIQGITGKTAQYHAQLMQEYGSTIVAGVSPGKEGQALLGIPVFHTVRKAVERTSANVSVIYVPAPYAADAIMEAVDASLDLVVCITEHIPVLDMVKVKKYMEGKKTRLIGPNCPGIITPEACKIGIMPGYIHRKGRIGVVSRSGTLTYEAVHQLSQRGIGQSTAVGIGGDPIHGTDFIDVLQAFQQDDETDAVVMIGEIGGSAEEKAAAWIREHMKKPVVGFISGETAPPGKRMGHAGAIISAGKGTAKEKIEAMKKAGIYMAEKPTSIGKTLVEALKKENLWVDEFESYQHKISKALK